The following are from one region of the Rattus rattus isolate New Zealand chromosome 13, Rrattus_CSIRO_v1, whole genome shotgun sequence genome:
- the LOC116914854 gene encoding ral guanine nucleotide dissociation stimulator-like yields the protein MFSCCFQTTQVTGHKKKNRKGCGCSCSHRVYSYLQQLWPCTRKKAKRKSQGENASVSEDQRERCRESRISADTLQKLVDHLVPSLQGGDPFFVPAFLSTYRRFATPLQVLNLLCKRYEYFSSNNEEDEQVKNTFCSFLKTWMDKNPEDFWDYSDLLPLKYLKTFLSMNMPDSDLIVHVNKLLIQLQTDQYNIPYAKDEEDLDMGSDTSSQPEFEGY from the exons atgttttcttgctgttttcaGACTACTCAAGTCACAGGccacaagaaaaagaacagaaaaggctGTGGCTGTAGCTGCAGTCACAGGGTTTACTCTTACCTTCAACAGCTCTGGCCATGTACCCGAAAGAAGGCAAAGCGCAAAAGCCAG GGTGAGAATGCATCTGTCTCAGAAGACCAGAGGGAGCGTTGTAGAGAGTCAAGGATAAGTGCAGACACATTGCAAAAGCTGGTGGACCACTTGGTGCCTTCCCTGCAGGGTGGGGACCCCTTCTTTGTCCCTGCTTTTCTCTCCACATACAGAAGGTTTGCCACCCCGCTGCAGGTGCTGAATCTGCTGTGTAAGCG CTATGAATACTTCAGCTCTAATAATGAAGAGGATGAACAAGTGAAGAACACCTTCTGTAGCTTCCTGAAAACATGGATGGACAAGAACCCTGAGGACTTTTGGGATTACTCAGACCTGCTCCCTCTAAAATACCTGAAGACATTCTTGAGTATGAACATGCCAGATTCAGATCTCATTGTCCATGTCAATAAGCTCCTGATCCAGTTGCAGACCGATCAGTACAACATTCCATATGCCAAAGATGAGGAAGACTTAGATATGGGGAGCGACACATCCTCACAGCCAGAGTTTGAAGGGTATTAA